A region from the Ammospiza caudacuta isolate bAmmCau1 chromosome 4, bAmmCau1.pri, whole genome shotgun sequence genome encodes:
- the LOC131557134 gene encoding homeobox protein EMX1-like: MFQPSAKRCFTIESLVGKDTPLGPEDPPRPAALAYPGPAAAADAAAFAPGFQGAAGRALYGSAELVFPEAVGHPALPVGPPQLGGSALPHPHPFFGPQHRDPLNFYPWVLRNRFFGHRFQGSEVSQESLLLHGPFARKPKRIRTAFSPSQLLRLERAFEKNHYVVGAERKQLASSLSLSETQVKVWFQNRRTKYKRQKLEEEGPDSDQKKKGSHHINRWRLATKQSSGEDIDVTSND, from the exons ATGTTCCAGCCGTCCGCGAAGCGCTGCTTCACCATCGAGTCCCTGGTGGGCAAGGACACCCCCCTGGGCCCCGAGGAccccccgcgccccgccgcccTCGCCtaccccggccccgccgccgccgccgacGCCGCCGCCTTCGCCCCCGGCTTCCAGGGAGCCGCCGGCCGGGCCCTGTACGGCAGCGCCGAGCTCGTCTTCCCCGAGGCCGTGGGGCACCCGGCGCTGCCCGTCGGGCCCCCCCAGCTGGGGGGCTCGGCCCTGCCGCACCCGCACCCCTTCTTCGGGCCGCAGCACCGCGACCCGCTCAACTTTTACCCCTGGGTGCTGCGGAACCGCTTCTTCGGCCACCGCTTCCAAG GGAGCGAGGTGTCCCAGGAGAGCCTCCTGCTGCACGGCCCCTTCGCCCGCAAGCCCAAGCGCATCCGCACGGCCTTTTCCCCGTCGCAGCTGCTGCGCCTGGAGAGAGCCTTCGAGAAGAACCACTACGTGGTGGGAGCCGAGCGCAAGCAGCTGGccagcagcctcagcctctCCGAGACACAG GTGAAGGTGTGGTTCCAGAACAGGCGGACGAAATACAAACGGCagaagctggaggaggagggccCCGACTCGGACCAGAAGAAGAAGGGCTCGCACCACATCAACCGATGGCGCCTGGCCACCAAGCAGTCGAGTGGGGAAGACATCGATGTCACCTCCAACGACTAA